CGTTGCTGGAATCAGTATGCCTACCGTAGAGAATGAGCTCAAGAATGTGCTGCGATCGTTGAACACGGGCGGTGAGGTGGTGGCTGAGCTCTTTAGAGAGGTCGGGTTCGAAAGGGAGAAACTGCCAGGCCATGAACAGTAAGTTGAGCTTATGGTTTCTATGACAGAGGTTGCTAATGCATCCATAAGCTTTGGATTCAACGATGGCATATCACATCCTCAAGTTTTCGGCATCAACGACAGCCCCAGCTTAACCTTCAAGCTTGACGATGTCGTTCAGTCGAGTGACACAAGCAACTTTGTTGATCCAGGCGTCATCGTGGTCGGCCGCCATGGTGACGAAAACAACCCTAAGCCTCAGTGGATGACAGATGGCAGTTTCTTAGTCTTCCGTAAGTTGGAGCAGCATGTGGGCAAATGGAATGACTTTGTCGTCAACAAGTGGCAGGAGGCAGGTTCGCGTGGCCCAGACCAGTTTGGCGCCCAACTTATGGGCAGATGGCAGAGTGGTAAGTCTATCTGACTCGAGTTGTTCACATTCGCTGATCGTTCGGTACAAGGTTGTCCTATTCAGTTACAGGACCAGAGAGATGACAAGTCCCTGGCTCTGAGAAACGATTTCGACTACGGTGGCGTGACACAACCGGGAGTGTGTCCTCTGGCAGCGCATATCCGCAAGGCGCACATCCGGAATCACTTCAACCCTTCTCGCATAATGCGCCGTGGAATTCCTTACGGCCAGGACTTCAAAAACGGTGGAGCGGACGAGGGGCGAGGTCTGCTGTTCGCTGCATACCAGTCAACCATCGAGAACGGCTACAGGTTCATCCAAACCGCGTGGGCAAACCAACCAGGCTTTCCTTCGGGAGGTGCTGGTCTCGACGTGACTATCGGCCAGGGAAAAGCAACAGATGCGCCTACTCCTTTCCAGATTGGGTCCAAGTCGGTCAACATCAATCCGATCAACGACTTTGTAACTCCTAAGGGCGGGGAGTACTTCTTCGCACCGTCCATGAGTGTCTTAAAGGCAGGGTTTAACATCGACAAGTTCCAGGCCAAATTGTGAGCTCTCACGCGAGTTGGACGTACAATGCTTGTAGTGAAGATATCGAATGGATAATACAACTAGTGTGCTTTCTGGCTACCTTGCTTTTTATTGAAATGGCATCGAGCTTATGGCTGCACCGTTCATCATGCGTACTGCGTTGGAATGTGTCGTGTGGGTACTCCATGGCCAAGTTCGAGGCCATGGCATCGTAGTGACCTCGAGGCAGGTTTAGCCGCACTGCTAGCTGCGTTTCCTCGACGCAGAGCCTGAAGGCGGTTGTACTGTAAGGGGGAGCTTCGGATTGTCTACTTGAGCTCCCGGCCTGAGCCTCGGGCGTCAAGAAAGTGCTAGAATCCTAACGAGCTTCCATTTGTCAGGTAGGAGATCGGGGGGTATCCCTTTTTACGCTAGTGCAACAGCACGGCCACCACTTCAGGTGATGTGCAGGTCGACGTCGTACGCCTTCAACAATCCTGTAGATGCAGTTTGAATGTATACCCGTAGACGTCTTACTCCACAGAAGCTTCGTTGTTGATCTAGTCCCTCTGTTTGCGCATAGCGTCGTGGTTTGGCGAGCTTCGAGCCACATCACTTGAATGGTTGTGGCCATTCCCTTGGCATCATCGACAGCGCACTCGCCCATCCGCGGATATCAACGCCTCCATCCCGTCTAACACACCTCCTGTCGATCGTGGAATCTGGCTTGGAGCTGTTGAGCTGAAGACGATTGGTGCACCCAGCCGTGTAGCAGAACTGTGTCTTGTTAGTCAGACAGCCGCGGAGGAAGAGGGGCTCCGCCATCCGCTAACTGCCACCAGCACTTGTACCGATTACCGATCCTCGTCTGACGCACAACAACCACTCGATATAGGTGCGTAACGCCCCTGGACCACATCCCACCGAGTGCACATCCGGGGAACGCCCCAGTGCACCTTTGGCAGTCGCGTGGTAGTCCAGTAGTCCAGTAGCCCAGACGTGGAAGATTCTGAGCCATGGGAGAAGGAGGCTAATGGTGCAAGAGCAGGTGTGCGACAGACGAATCTTTTTGGCACTGCTTGGAAGGGACGACGACAGGCCTATCTGGTTGAGATAGGCGCAGAAACCACCTGCCAACATGGCAGCGGCGACAGCGGGTAAGTGTCGGGAGCCGCTGTGGACCCCCCACAGCGTCGCTCTCACATCTCAATATTCTGCCCTTCCTGTATCTTTCCTCTCGCCATGTTTCGCTCTGGCCTCGTCCCTGCTCTCTGCACGTATCTGACATCGCTTTTCCCCTATGCAGGCTACGAGTGGAACCGCTCTTCGCCGCTGCGCTCCTCGCCCAACACGTCCTCGTCTATGTACCCTGACCGGCCCATTCGCCCTCTGCCAGCACGCTCTCTGCGCGCGCGACTGTCTCCCGAACAAGCCGACTCGATAGTGTTTCCCACCAACCCTCCGTCTACAGGGCCGCTGTTCAACTTCCCGTATACGTCCAGCGAGCGTGGCAACAGGGCTTTGAGAACAGGCGAGAACGACCACCATGCTTGTCACTGTGGCCATACTCATTCCGAAGTAGAGAGCgaagaggacgaggacgagcgGGGCGCCCCGCTGCCTTCCTCTCCAAGCTACCACTACAGCAGGAGTGCGCCTGGCAGGACTGCAATCGCGGCGTCAGGCTACCACAAGCCAGGCTCTGCCTCGTCGTCGGTGGACGGCTACGAGTCGTTCGAAAACACCAACAACAAGAAGAAGCGGAAGATCCCCAACATGGGCAGCAACAGCTCGCATCACACGACGCTCTCGGCCGACGTAGCAAGCATGAGCATCGCGCATGCACATGAGAACGGCGAGGTCGACGATGGAACTGCCCGCTATGGTCCAGCGCCGTCGACGCCCCAGCACAACAACTCCGGAACTGGCATTGCAGGAGCAGGCAGAGGGCGATTCGGCCGATCTGGTTCAGGACGTTCAGAACGGCGAGTGTTGGGCAATTCGACCAACCTTGCCAACGCCAAAGCAAGCAAACGTACGGTGGCACCTCGGGAGATTTGACTTCGTGAATCCAAGAGTCCGTGCGCTGACTATTTATTTTCTAGGTCCTTCGGAGCAGAGCGGCATCATCTCCACAGCTATTGCCAACGCGCAGGCAACCCCACCGCCTCAGGGCAACGAGAACGTCAGCCTGCTTCAGCAGGAAGCTGCCAAGAACAGCGCAACCAAGACGCAGTTCACCTTCACCTGCGGCTCTGACTCAGCAAACAAAATGGTTTGGCCTGGCCAAGAAAACGGGCCGTATCCTCAGCCACCGGGCGCGTATCCCACCACGACCGCACCTCCGCCCCCCCAACCCCAGACTGCCCGCGCTCGCCCTCCGGTCCGACCAGATGCCCATGTCGTCTCTACCCAGGGTACCCAGACAAGCCCAAACATGAACGGTGTACATCCTCCATCAAATAGGGGCGCCCCACCTCCAAAGGCTGGCCAAGCCCCTCAGCAGGCGCCTCCGCCTCGCAAGCCTACACGCAGTGCGTCAAAGTTGTACGCATACGCTGCTCGCAAACGTCGAACGCAGCAGGAGTACGCCAACTTCCACAATCCGCCGAGCCAGCCTTGGATATGCGAGTTTTGCGAGTATGAAGACATCTTTGGACGCCCGCCAGAAGCCTTGATTCGGCAGTACGAGATGAAGGATAGAAAGGAGCGACGCCGGCTGGCAGAGAAACGGCGATTGCTAGAGAAAGCAAGAATGAAGGGACGAAAGGGGAAGAAGGCAAGCAAGAAGGCCCAAAACAACGCGAACAATGCGCAGCATGCTCAAAACCCTCCGCCTGGCGGTTACGACCGTCGCGATGACGGTTTGCTAGACCCGGAGGATGATTACGATGACTACGGTGACTACGATGATGGCCCAAACCAGCCTTGTTGTCACCATGGTTGTCAGCATACGCATCCGCCACCAAAGGTTCCCCCCTTACCCCCGGCGGACCCTCGACTAGGCATGGCGCCTGTTAGCAACGGTGCGTAGCATCCGGACAAGACGGGGTGGGCCGTCTTTGTTCTTGCGTTTTTTGTTTCAATATTGTCCTTTTGCATTGCATTCGCGGCCCGAATGGACGAACATTGAATCTGAGTTCGAAGTGTCCTTTTTCGGCGAACAACCGTTCAACATCTTGGATACCAACGACCAGTGATTCTGTCTCGACTGTCTGACCACGACTTGTTTTCGTACACCTCGTTATTCCAGCGTTCAGCATCCCTTCCGTATTTTCCAGCATTGTCCCCGGAGCCATCTGTTTAGTCAGTCCCGACTTGTTACTATCACGAAACACCCTCACGCCACGACATAAATAATCAAACTTGCTTCATCGACTGCACCAACACCCCACTCAAAAACAACCTCAGAAACAAGATTCTTATGCGAGATGGCTGTACATTCACCATCCGTGATGGATCTCAAGCTAGACTGGAAGACCGGCTTGCATAAGAACTGGTTAGCTCCAATCTGCACAAAGATGGCCTTAATCATGGTATCAAGCGGCAATGTTTGCTTCTGGAGCATACTGGTCCCGAGTGAGCTTGATAGTACAAGTTAGCAGTAGTATGCAGTTGCAATCCAATCCAAGAACACTAGCCAGTCTTCACGTCTTCAATGGCAGAGTTCCGAGCATGACCATTACTACGTAGTCTCGTTTGCTCCTTTGTAGGTATCTCGATACGAGTTTGTTTCCAAGTTTCCCTGCTTCGCAAGATGGTGCCCATTTGGTGTAGGTCCTGGTCAGTGTGAATCGTCCAATGAACGTGCCAGGTAGTCCGGCGATGACGGAATCCTGCTGCCAGGTCAACAACCCCACTTTCCAGGGTGTAGTTTCACACACATCACATTCACCTTGCTTTTCCACTATTGATTATCACGACGTCTACAATAGTTTAACTCTCAGGTAGAACTCGCACATAGCGTCTGCGTTCATAAACATAATAATCCACGACCACAAGCTGCTTACAATGGTGGCGAATGAGACCCTTCACAAGTACGGCAGTGATGACGGCTGGCATGGTGTCATCGAAGAAGGAGCAGAGTTCCCACCTGAGAAAGACAGGTATCACTTGTATATTGGTACATCTCACAGTCTTGTGTTGTGCAGTCAAATACCTGATCGACGAGCACAGGTCTCTTCTGTCCTTTCGCCCACCGTGCCAACCTAGTCCGACACATCAAGCGCCTGGACTCCTTCCTTCCTATCTCGATTGTCAAGCCCTACCCCAAGGGCGAGCCAGGCTGGCGCTTCGATGAAACATACCCCAATGCCACGCCAGATCACATCTTCAACAGCCGCTTTATGCACCAGCTCTACTTTCGCGATGACCCATCGTACACAGGCAAATACAGTGTTCCGCTCCTATGGGACAAGAAGACAAACCGAATCGTCAACAACGAAAGCATTGAGATGCTGAAGTGGCTCCCTCATGCTTTCGACAGCCTGATCAAAGACGATAAGATCAAAGGCATCGACTTCTACCCACAAGAGCTGCAGGGGAAGATCGACGAGATCACACCCTGGCTTACATCTCTCATCTGCATCGGAGTGTACAAAGCCGGCTTCAACCCCACACAAGAGGGGTACAATGAGCACGTTGTGTCGCTCTTCGCGGCGCTAAACAAACTGGAGAAGCTAGTGCACAGCAACGGTGGACCATACGTCTTGGGTGGGAAACTAACTGAGTTGGACATCCTGACCTACCCGACGGTGGTCAGGTTTGATACAGTCTATGTGCAACATTTTAAGACGAACTTGGGGACCATCAGACACGATTACCCGGTCTTGAACAACTGGCTCAAGAACTTGTATCACAACGTAGAGGGTTTCAAGGAGTCGACCGATTTCCAACACATCAAGGAGAATGTAAGCGCTGGAGCAAGGGAACAGTCAACGCAGAGCTGACGATGTGACAGTACACAAAGAGCCATAAGGACATCAATCCGCTGTCGATCACTCCAATGGGCCCGTACCCGGAGGTCGAGGAAGGATACGAAAGTGATTGGAGCAAGCTCAAGCCTGGAGAAGTGAAGCATCCATTGGTTGTCGAAGCCGGGAGTAAGCTATAAGTCACAATTCAAGTAATGGGAAATCCGAGTAGATGACGAAGTTTCGCAACATTGCAGTAAACTATAGAGAGATGTAGACATGCCCAAATCCTCACAAGACAGCGTGAGTGCCTTCCCTGCCACTCCACGATTTACTCCAAGGCCTTTCGGGCCGCACCGGTACCGCCCGTCTTGCTCTCTTCAGCTCTAGCAGCCGCATTGTATCTCCCTCGGTCCCGGACGGACTTGTAGTTGACGCACTCCATCGCGAATGCTTGCGACTCATCCAGGCCCCTTCGCTTGTGAAAGCCACCTGTTTTGCGTTCGGCGGTCCTCTCGGCTCCTTGCGAAAGGCTCGGTAGGGGTCGTACATGGTGGGTATCGCATCGTGCGTTGGATTTGGTGGCGGGTACACAGCGTAGAAGCCGCGGTTCATGCCTAGAGCTGAGATTGTAGGCTCGAAGGAGCGGACGTCTTTCTTCTGTCTGTGACGCTTGTGGAGGCTGATAAGACCTCCTGTGCAGGTTATGATGAGGAATGCGCTCGTGAGAGCAGATGTAATGGCCAACGTTCTGCTCAGTGGGTCGAGAAGAGCAAAGAAGGCTAAGTCGGCCGAGTCTAGCGTGACGTAGGGTGGTGTACTGAATGCCCTGATGCTTAGGGCGACACttaaggagcagctagatATTGCTATCGAGGATATGGTGGCTGTAAACTCGACAAAAACGACGATGGCTGACGGTATGCGTAGCCAGTAGTGTCGGTTCGACATGGTCACCAGGAgaatagctagagtagttATCGAACTCTGTTTTTATCAGATCAGTATGCTCATCTTTTTGATATGTCACTCACGGCGACTACCAGGATCCATGTTCGTGCAACACCATGCGCTGCTGCAGCGATGAACTGCGACCACGACGTGGCGTCGCCGACGAGCCGGGTTTGAAAGGAATCAAGAACATTTTCTCCACGGTTGTCGATGTCTCGGATGATGACAAGACCTAGGCGAATGTCAGTATTCAAGTCCACGAACTGTACAAAGCACATGCACTTACTCCATATTCCGAATGCGAAGACTATAATCGCGCCTACCAGGGCTAGTGATCTCACCATTGTTAGTGCAGTCTTTGAGCTAGCCATGGTGTATCCTATGTATTCGACGTCGTAAAGCAGATGTTCACACAGTCAATCCAGCCCAGCTGGCGGTCGCTCACGGAGTGTATGGTAACTGCAGGTGTGTAATATGGAGCCGATGATCTGCACATACATACTCGGCCGATCTTGATCAGCACGTCGACGATCTTTGTACaaagcttcttctgcaaAAGCAATTTGGTGTCTCGGAACGCATGCCAC
The window above is part of the Ascochyta rabiei chromosome 1, complete sequence genome. Proteins encoded here:
- a CDS encoding Glutathionyl-hydroquinone reductase translates to MVANETLHKYGSDDGWHGVIEEGAEFPPEKDRYHLYIGLFCPFAHRANLVRHIKRLDSFLPISIVKPYPKGEPGWRFDETYPNATPDHIFNSRFMHQLYFRDDPSYTGKYSVPLLWDKKTNRIVNNESIEMLKWLPHAFDSLIKDDKIKGIDFYPQELQGKIDEITPWLTSLICIGVYKAGFNPTQEGYNEHVVSLFAALNKLEKLVHSNGGPYVLGGKLTELDILTYPTVVRFDTVYVQHFKTNLGTIRHDYPVLNNWLKNLYHNVEGFKESTDFQHIKENYTKSHKDINPLSITPMGPYPEVEEGYESDWSKLKPGEVKHPLVVEAGSKL